One region of Glycine max cultivar Williams 82 chromosome 9, Glycine_max_v4.0, whole genome shotgun sequence genomic DNA includes:
- the LOC102664112 gene encoding uncharacterized mitochondrial protein AtMg00810-like: MNEFEMSDLGLFSYFLGMEFRMTQYGTIMHQSKYAQDLLKKFNMQQSNPAGTPAEVGLVLEKETNEELVDPTHYRKIVGCLRYLCNTRSDLNFSVGLISRFMQEPR, translated from the coding sequence AtgaatgaatttgagatgagtgaTTTGGGACTCTTCTCCTATTTCCTTGGAATGGAATTTAGAATGACTCAGTATGGTACAATAATGCATCAGTCCAAGTATGCACAAGATCTACTGAAGAAGTTCAATATGCAGCAAAGCAATCCAGCAGGAACACCAGCAGAGGTTGGACTTGTGTTAGAGAAGGAAACAAATGAAGAACTAGTTGATCCTACTCACTACAGAAAAATAGTTGGTTGCTTGAGGTACTTATGTAACAcaaggtctgatttaaacttcAGTGTTGGGCTAATCAGTAGATTCATGCAAGAACCAAGGTAG
- the LOC100803379 gene encoding receptor-like serine/threonine-protein kinase At4g25390 isoform X1 — translation MPSRQLSTSPDIPDPYPFPQQPPRHHHHHHFLTPLLAATVSTCSLLLLLILFCHRTLTRKRATTHLPSPAATSPPHRLSFSVLRRATNSFSTRLGHGGFGPVFAGTLAGAPVAVKLMDSNTNHQQGEREFHNELFFASKLLSRHVITATHFSSDPKRRHFLLVYELMQNGNLQDALLHRKCPELLNWNTRFSIILNVGKGIHFLHSYDPPVIHGDIKPSNVLLDRDFWPRIGDFGLARLSSDTPRFEVEVLECGSVDNDEEKMKTKKKEEEEEVVVVDDCGSVESAHSVFMEEGDMGVEQSPSPEMAAMTSPETNLAVAEASPGFEKGSAQSEKEGVKKINEKGLKSNSVRDWWWKHEDEVGVGEGKKVKDYVMEWIGRDVNKERVKSGIELENVEIGKEEKNKKEKKRRKKELEWWESMEEEKFDGVVKGKRRTVREWWKEECFEENVNAKTTKKKKKEKKKRKGGSVKSDDDENCGDDWWMSDDAMDKRKGKSRSRNNRGNMDCWMDGLSGELWRGRRNNSFDSASGEIPKSGGVSSTPSIRGTVCYVAPECGYGGEVSEKCDVYSFGVLLLVIISGRRPLQVSGSPLSEFQRANLLSWARHCARNGKLVELVDESIELLDKEQALLCIRVALLCLLKSPARRPSMKEVVGMLSGELEPPQLPVEYSPSTPSRFPFKSSRKGSFVPRWKSHVGDTSCNRTLEFEMVKFFEAESIYKLFSCNYVLMTAIVKPGILPCMQLHVISKIVYFGKYYKGNIILQRYFLKSSNCMLNYHVSTAAMN, via the exons ATGCCATCCCGACAATTATCCACGTCACCAGACATACCCGACCCGTACCCGTTTCCGCAGCAACCGCCAcgtcatcaccaccaccatcacttTCTCACTCCTCTCCTTGCCGCCACCGTCTCAACATGctcccttctcctcctcctcatccTCTTCTGCCACCGCACCCTCACCCGCAAACGCGCCACCACCCACCTCCCTTCTCCGGCCGCCACCTCCCCACCGCACCGCCTCTCCTTCTCCGTCCTCCGCCGCGCCACCAACTCCTTCTCCACGCGCCTCGGCCACGGCGGCTTCGGCCCCGTCTTCGCTGGCACCCTTGCCGGCGCCCCCGTCGCCGTCAAGCTCATGGACTCCAACACCAATCACCAACAGGGCGAGCGCGAGTTCCACAACGAACTCTTCTTCGCCTCGAAGCTCCTCTCCCGCCACGTCATCACCGCCACGCACTTCTCCTCCGATCCTAAACGACGCCATTTCCTCTTGGTCTACGAGCTCATGCAAAACGGCAACCTCCAAGACGCGCTTTTGCACCGCAAGTGCCCCGAACTCTTAAACTGGAACACGCGCTTCTCAATTATCCTCAACGTAGGGAAAGGTATTCACTTTCTTCACTCCTATGACCCCCCTGTAATTCATGGAGACATAAAACCGAGTAACGTTTTGCTTGATCGCGATTTCTGGCCGAGGATTGGGGACTTTGGGCTTGCGAGGTTGAGCTCGGATACTCCGAGGTTTGAAGTTGAGGTTCTGGAATGTGGGAGTGTTGATaatgatgaagagaagatgaagacgaagaagaaggaggaggaggaggaggttgttgttgttgatgattgtGGATCGGTGGAGAGTGCTCATAGTGTTTTTATGGAGGAGGGTGACATGGGGGTGGAGCAATCGCCTTCGCCGGAGATGGCGGCGATGACTTCGCCAGAGACCAATTTGGCAGTGGCGGAGGCCTCGCCCGGGTTTGAGAAGGGTAGTGCGCAGAGTGAGAAGGAGGGTGTGAAGAAGATTAATGAGAAAGGGTTGAAGAGTAATTCTGTGAGGGATTGGTGGTGGAAGCATGAGGATGAGGTTGGGGTTGGGGAGGGTAAAAAGGTTAAGGATTATGTGATGGAGTGGATTGGTAGGGATGTGAATAAGGAAAGGGTGAAGAGTGGAATTGAGTTGGAAAATGTGGAGATagggaaggaagagaaaaataagaaggagaagaagagaaggaagaaggaaTTGGAATGGTGGGAATCAATGGAAGAGGAAAAGTTTGATGGTGTTGTGAAGGGGAAGAGAAGGACGGTGAGGGAATGGTGGAAGGAGGAGTGTTTTGAGGAGAATGTGAATGCGAAGAcgacaaagaagaagaagaaggagaagaaaaagaggaagGGTGGGAGTGTGAAGAGTGATGATGATGAGAATTGTGGTGATGATTGGTGGATGAGTGATGATGCAATGGATAAGAGGAAGGGCAAGAGTAGGAGTAGGAACAACCGTGGGAACATGGATTGCTGGATGGATGGGTTGAGTGGTGAGTTATGGAGAGGGAGGAGGAATAATAGCTTTGATTCTGCTAGTGGGGAGATTCCAAAGAGTGGTGGTGTGAGTAGTACTCCTAGTATTAGGGGAACTGTGTGTTATGTTGCTCCTGAGTGTGGCTATGGTGGGGAAGTGTCTGAGAAGTGTGATGTGTATAGCTTTGGGGTGTTGTTGCTTGTGATCATTTCTGGGCGGCGCCCACTTCAGGTCAGCGGTTCACCCTTGTCCGAGTTTCAAAGGGCAAATCTCCTGTCATGGGCGCGCCATTGTGCGCGAAATGGGAAGCTTGTTGAGCTTGTTGATGAGTCTATTGAATTGTTGGATAAGGAGCAGGCTCTTCTCTGCATCAGGGTGGCTTTGCTTTGCTTGCTGAAGTCACCTGCTCGTCGTCCTTCAATGAAGGAGGTTGTAGGAATGCTCAGTGGAGAATTGGAGCCTCCCCAATTGCCTGTTGAATACTCTCCTTCAACCCCTTCTAGGTTCCCTTTCAAGTCTAGTAGAAAAGGCAG TTTTGTTCCTAGGTGGAAGAGCCATGTTGGTGATACCAGTTGCAACAGAACATTGGAATTTGAAATGGTTAAATTCTTTGAAGCAGAATCTATCTATAAGCTTTTCTCATGTAATTATGTGTTAATGACTGCAATAGTGAAACCAGGCATACTTCCTTGTATGCAGTTACATGTGATCTCAAAGATTGTATATTTTGGTAAGTACTATAAAGGAAATATTATACTACAACGGTATTTCTTAAAATCCTCAAATTGCATGCTAAATTATCATGTATCAACTGCAGCGATGAACTAA
- the LOC100803379 gene encoding receptor-like serine/threonine-protein kinase At4g25390 isoform X2: protein MPSRQLSTSPDIPDPYPFPQQPPRHHHHHHFLTPLLAATVSTCSLLLLLILFCHRTLTRKRATTHLPSPAATSPPHRLSFSVLRRATNSFSTRLGHGGFGPVFAGTLAGAPVAVKLMDSNTNHQQGEREFHNELFFASKLLSRHVITATHFSSDPKRRHFLLVYELMQNGNLQDALLHRKCPELLNWNTRFSIILNVGKGIHFLHSYDPPVIHGDIKPSNVLLDRDFWPRIGDFGLARLSSDTPRFEVEVLECGSVDNDEEKMKTKKKEEEEEVVVVDDCGSVESAHSVFMEEGDMGVEQSPSPEMAAMTSPETNLAVAEASPGFEKGSAQSEKEGVKKINEKGLKSNSVRDWWWKHEDEVGVGEGKKVKDYVMEWIGRDVNKERVKSGIELENVEIGKEEKNKKEKKRRKKELEWWESMEEEKFDGVVKGKRRTVREWWKEECFEENVNAKTTKKKKKEKKKRKGGSVKSDDDENCGDDWWMSDDAMDKRKGKSRSRNNRGNMDCWMDGLSGELWRGRRNNSFDSASGEIPKSGGVSSTPSIRGTVCYVAPECGYGGEVSEKCDVYSFGVLLLVIISGRRPLQVSGSPLSEFQRANLLSWARHCARNGKLVELVDESIELLDKEQALLCIRVALLCLLKSPARRPSMKEVVGMLSGELEPPQLPVEYSPSTPSRFPFKSSRKGSLYGSVLFLGGRAMLVIPVATEHWNLKWLNSLKQNLSISFSHVIMC, encoded by the exons ATGCCATCCCGACAATTATCCACGTCACCAGACATACCCGACCCGTACCCGTTTCCGCAGCAACCGCCAcgtcatcaccaccaccatcacttTCTCACTCCTCTCCTTGCCGCCACCGTCTCAACATGctcccttctcctcctcctcatccTCTTCTGCCACCGCACCCTCACCCGCAAACGCGCCACCACCCACCTCCCTTCTCCGGCCGCCACCTCCCCACCGCACCGCCTCTCCTTCTCCGTCCTCCGCCGCGCCACCAACTCCTTCTCCACGCGCCTCGGCCACGGCGGCTTCGGCCCCGTCTTCGCTGGCACCCTTGCCGGCGCCCCCGTCGCCGTCAAGCTCATGGACTCCAACACCAATCACCAACAGGGCGAGCGCGAGTTCCACAACGAACTCTTCTTCGCCTCGAAGCTCCTCTCCCGCCACGTCATCACCGCCACGCACTTCTCCTCCGATCCTAAACGACGCCATTTCCTCTTGGTCTACGAGCTCATGCAAAACGGCAACCTCCAAGACGCGCTTTTGCACCGCAAGTGCCCCGAACTCTTAAACTGGAACACGCGCTTCTCAATTATCCTCAACGTAGGGAAAGGTATTCACTTTCTTCACTCCTATGACCCCCCTGTAATTCATGGAGACATAAAACCGAGTAACGTTTTGCTTGATCGCGATTTCTGGCCGAGGATTGGGGACTTTGGGCTTGCGAGGTTGAGCTCGGATACTCCGAGGTTTGAAGTTGAGGTTCTGGAATGTGGGAGTGTTGATaatgatgaagagaagatgaagacgaagaagaaggaggaggaggaggaggttgttgttgttgatgattgtGGATCGGTGGAGAGTGCTCATAGTGTTTTTATGGAGGAGGGTGACATGGGGGTGGAGCAATCGCCTTCGCCGGAGATGGCGGCGATGACTTCGCCAGAGACCAATTTGGCAGTGGCGGAGGCCTCGCCCGGGTTTGAGAAGGGTAGTGCGCAGAGTGAGAAGGAGGGTGTGAAGAAGATTAATGAGAAAGGGTTGAAGAGTAATTCTGTGAGGGATTGGTGGTGGAAGCATGAGGATGAGGTTGGGGTTGGGGAGGGTAAAAAGGTTAAGGATTATGTGATGGAGTGGATTGGTAGGGATGTGAATAAGGAAAGGGTGAAGAGTGGAATTGAGTTGGAAAATGTGGAGATagggaaggaagagaaaaataagaaggagaagaagagaaggaagaaggaaTTGGAATGGTGGGAATCAATGGAAGAGGAAAAGTTTGATGGTGTTGTGAAGGGGAAGAGAAGGACGGTGAGGGAATGGTGGAAGGAGGAGTGTTTTGAGGAGAATGTGAATGCGAAGAcgacaaagaagaagaagaaggagaagaaaaagaggaagGGTGGGAGTGTGAAGAGTGATGATGATGAGAATTGTGGTGATGATTGGTGGATGAGTGATGATGCAATGGATAAGAGGAAGGGCAAGAGTAGGAGTAGGAACAACCGTGGGAACATGGATTGCTGGATGGATGGGTTGAGTGGTGAGTTATGGAGAGGGAGGAGGAATAATAGCTTTGATTCTGCTAGTGGGGAGATTCCAAAGAGTGGTGGTGTGAGTAGTACTCCTAGTATTAGGGGAACTGTGTGTTATGTTGCTCCTGAGTGTGGCTATGGTGGGGAAGTGTCTGAGAAGTGTGATGTGTATAGCTTTGGGGTGTTGTTGCTTGTGATCATTTCTGGGCGGCGCCCACTTCAGGTCAGCGGTTCACCCTTGTCCGAGTTTCAAAGGGCAAATCTCCTGTCATGGGCGCGCCATTGTGCGCGAAATGGGAAGCTTGTTGAGCTTGTTGATGAGTCTATTGAATTGTTGGATAAGGAGCAGGCTCTTCTCTGCATCAGGGTGGCTTTGCTTTGCTTGCTGAAGTCACCTGCTCGTCGTCCTTCAATGAAGGAGGTTGTAGGAATGCTCAGTGGAGAATTGGAGCCTCCCCAATTGCCTGTTGAATACTCTCCTTCAACCCCTTCTAGGTTCCCTTTCAAGTCTAGTAGAAAAGGCAG TTTGTATGGATCAGTTTTGTTCCTAGGTGGAAGAGCCATGTTGGTGATACCAGTTGCAACAGAACATTGGAATTTGAAATGGTTAAATTCTTTGAAGCAGAATCTATCTATAAGCTTTTCTCATGTAATTATGTGTTAA
- the LOC100796473 gene encoding transcription factor bHLH118, whose translation MNLLPSAPISKVDDSLEHSLSFESTMFPLQRGNELVIQFSNSPHHHLQHKMSQDLILDDYASLDVNDSNQKFSTSSISQPTKKLFYGANKKNHDYSNEHKKKMIHKEIERQRRQEMATFYASLRSLLPLEFIKGKRSISDHMNEAVNYIKHMQKHIKELGAKRDELKKLSNHSNNMENNHEGLHTSCNFTVHEKNGIMGIEITSVFREEKPKISKLLQFLTEEGLEVVSFFSTEVNGRLLHSVQCEVNHSNSVDPSELRKKVSKAFSTFRCSD comes from the exons ATGAATCTGCTTCCTTCAGCCCCCATATCCAAAGTTGATGATAGTTTAGAGCACTCATTGAGTTTTGAGAGTACCATGTTTCCTTTACAACGAGGCAATGAGCTGGTTATCCAGTTTTCTAATAGCCCCCACCATCACCTGCAACACAAAATGTCCCAAGATCTGATTCTGGATGATTATGCTTCTCTGGATGTCAATGATTCCAACCAAAAATTCAGCACTAGTAGCATCAGCCAACCAACAAAGAAACTTTTCTATGGGGCAAATAAAAAGAATCATGACTACTCTAACGAACATAAGAAGAAGATGATTCATAAGGAGATTGAGAGGCAAAGGAGACAAGAAATGGCTACCTTCTATGCCTCTCTTAgatcccttctccctcttgagtTCATCAAG GGAAAGCGTTCAATATCTGACCACATGAACGAGGCAGTGAATTACATAAAGCACATGCAGAAACATATCAAAGAGCTTGGTGCCAAGAGAGATGAACTGAAGAAACTCTCCAATCATTCCAATAATATGGAAAATAACCATGAGGGCTTGCATACATCTTGCAACTTCACTGTCCACGAGAAAAATGGTATTATGGGAATAGAAATCACCAGTGTCTTCAGAGAGGAAAAGCCTAAAATTTCAAAGTTACTACAGTTTTTGACTGAAGAAGGACTTGAAGTTGTTAGTTTCTTTTCAACAGAAGTCAATGGCAGATTGCTCCACAGTGTGCAGTGTGAG GTGAACCATTCCAACAGTGTAGATCCATCTGAGCTGAGAAAGAAAGTTTCCAAAGCATTTTCAACCTTTAGATGCTCTGATTGA
- the LOC102664382 gene encoding uncharacterized protein, which translates to MREDPIKNRHFRHDPLTKEKAKDHGKEISHAPIRNTRIKDLMQLGHYARDCWQGECAKNKPNNQANLAQDEGSNSKVVMLMATTSNESSNDTSWYLDSGYSTHMTGRKEWFISLDDSSKSKVRFADGSSLTAEGISRVAFRDTNGKETIIEEVLYVPGLKTNLLSLGKLLQKGICHENGGQLPQGI; encoded by the exons ATGAGAGAAGATCCAATCAAGAACAGGCACTTCAGGCATGATCCACTTAcaaaggaaaaggcaaaggaCCATGGAAAGGAAATAAGTCACGCACCAATCAGAAACACCAGGATCAAGGATCTAATGCAG CTTGGTCATTATGCACGCGATTGCTGGCAAGGAGAATGTGCTAAGAATAAGCCCAATAATCAGGCAAACTTGGCACAAGATGAAGGATCAAATTCTAAGGTTGTAATGCTCATGGCAACCACAAGCAATGAATCCTCTAATGACACTTCATGGTACTTGGATTCTGGCTATTCTACTCATATGACAGGGAGAAAGGAATGGTTCATCAGTTTGGATGACTCATCAAAGAGCAAAGTTCGTTTTGCAGATGGTAGCAGCCTCACTGCAGAAGGCATTAGCAGAGTGGCTTTCAGAGACACAAATGGAAAAGAAACAATCATTGAGGAGGTTCTATATGTGCCTGGCCTGAAGACAAACCTGTTGAGTCTTGGGAAACTACTGCAAAAAGGGATTTGTCATGAAAATGGAGGACAATTGCCTCAAGGTATTTGA